One Cryptomeria japonica chromosome 9, Sugi_1.0, whole genome shotgun sequence genomic window carries:
- the LOC131038847 gene encoding subtilisin-like protease SBT1.7 — MAKWAALWILAFAFAAAANGEPVEKKTYIVHMAQWQMPESYATHEHWHTSMAENLSAELLYHYNQVFHGFAARMTAAQAETLKKSHGVLSVYEETVSELHTTHTPDFLGLSSNAGLWPESEFGDDIIVGVLDTGVSPESESFDDKGFGPVRGKWKGECAGGENFKCSQKLIGARFYRRGSDGSGNNNEAQSARDTEGHGTHTSSTAAGGFVRNASIFGYASGTARGMAAQARIAAYKVCWGNGCYDSDILAAMDQAVADGVDVLSLSLGGTVGAYYRDSIAIGAFGATENGVFVSCSAGNSGPGSFTLSNVAPWIMTVGASTLDRDFPAYAILGDEKWYRGVSLSAGSRLPKGMLDLVYAGNVSANGSQQSNLCMSGTLDRKLVKGKIVLCDRGVNARVEKGAVVKAAGGLAMILANSDDEGAELVADAHLLPATTVSAKDGNTIKEYIFSTKSPKATIGFNGTILGVKPAPAMAAFSSRGPSSVTPQILKPDITAPGVNILAAWTPNAGPTGLSSDNRRVPFNIISGTSMSCPHVSGLAALLKAANPDWSPAAIKSALMTTAYSTDNAGHPILDIATGNPSTPFDHGAGHADPQTALHPGLVYDLTAEDYLHFLCSINYTDYQIKILARRNFTCPGNNPITFPEKLNYPSFVVIFTSPVVELTRTVTNVGPAGSTYKFSVSLPATVAAEVEPATLSFSETGEKRSYTVKFTSKSNSADWTFGSLTWTDGKHSVRSPIAITSEIPLEKRQGRLRASH; from the exons ATGGCAAAGTGGGCAGCGCTATGGATTCTAGCTTTTGCATTTGCAGCCGCCGCCAACGGAGAACCAGTTGAAAAAAAGACGTATATTGTTCATATGGCACAGTGGCAGATGCCAGAATCGTATGCCACCCACGAGCACTGGCACACATCAATGGCGGAAAACTTATCTGCGGAGCTTCTTTATCACTACAACCAGGTTTTCCACGGATTTGCGGCGCGAATGACGGCGGCTCAAGCGGAAACTCTGAAGAAATCCCATGGCGTCCTCTCAGTTTACGAGGAAACGGTCTCTGAGCTTCACACGACCCACACGCCCGATTTTCTGGGCCTGAGCTCCAACGCCGGATTATGGCCGGAGTCGGAATTCGGCGACGACATTATTGTGGGTGTTCTCGACACAGGCGTTTCGCCGGAAAGTGAGAGCTTCGATGATAAGGGGTTTGGTCCCGTGAGGGGCAAATGGAAGGGCGAGTGCGCCGGCGGGGAGAATTTCAAATGCAGTCAGAAGCTCATCGGAGCAAGATTTTACCGGCGGGGATCGGATGGTTCAGGGAACAACAATGAAGCGCAATCTGCCCGTGATACTGAAGGGCACGGCACACACACTTCGTCTACCGCCGCCGGCGGTTTTGTGAGAAATGCGAGTATTTTCGGGTATGCGAGCGGGACTGCCCGGGGAATGGCGGCGCAGGCAAGGATTGCGGCTTACAAGGTGTGCTGGGGAAATGGGTGTTATGATTCGGATATTCTGGCCGCCATGGACCAGGCTGTTGCAGATGGGGTTGATGTCCTTTCGCTTTCTTTGGGCGGTACCGTAGGGGCATATTACAGGGACTCCATTGCAATTGGTGCTTTTGGTGCTACTGAAAATGGCGTTTTTGTTTCGTGCTCTGCGGGTAATAGTGGGCCTGGGAGCTTTACTCTTTCTAATGTTGCGCCCTGGATTATGACCGTGGGGGCTAGTACTTTGGATCGGGATTTTCCGGCCTATGCAATTCTTGGTGATGAAAAATGGTACCGTGGGGTTTCTCTTTCTGCTGGATCGAGACTGCCTAAGggtatgttggatttggtttatgcgGGAAATGTTAGCGCTAATGGGTCTCAGCAGTCGAATCTTTGCATGTCGGGTACACTGGATCGTAAGCTTGTGAAGGGTAAGATTGTTCTGTGTGACCGTGGGGTAAATGCTAGGGTGGAGAAAGGTGCGGTTGTTAAGGCTGCAGGTGGGCTTGCCATGATTCTTGCTAATTCGGATGATGAAGGCGCTGAGCTCGTGGCTGATGCGCATCTGCTGCCTGCTACGACTGTTTCGG CAAAGGACGGGAACACCATAAAGGAGTACATATTTTCCACAAAATCCCCAAAAGCAACAATCGGCTTCAACGGCACAATCCTGGGCGTAAAGCCGGCGCCGGCAATGGCCGCCTTCAGTTCTCGAGGTCCAAGTTCCGTAACCCCACAaatcctaaaaccagacattacaGCACCAGGCGTGAACATTCTAGCAGCGTGGACGCCCAATGCGGGTCCCACAGGACTCTCCTCAGATAACCGACGGGTCCCTTTCAACATCATCTCGGGCACCTCCATGTCCTGCCCGCATGTCAGTGGCCTGGCGGCGCTGCTCAAAGCAGCCAATCCTGACTGGAGCCCCGCCGCCATAAAGTCCGCCCTCATGACCACCGCCTATTCAACCGATAACGCCGGTCATCCAATCCTCGACATAGCAACTGGCAATCCATCCACGCCCTTCGATCACGGCGCCGGCCACGCGGACCCACAAACAGCCCTCCATCCTGGCCTCGTATATGATCTCACCGCAGAAGACTATCTCCACTTTCTCTGCAGCATAAATTACACAGACTACCAGATCAAAATCCTTGCCCGCCGGAATTTCACGTGCCCGGGAAACAATCCAATTACGTTCCCGGAAAAGCTGAATTACCCGTCCTTCGTCGTGATCTTCACATCTCCGGTCGTCGAACTCACGCGGACGGTCACCAACGTGGGACCTGCCggttccacgtataaattctcggTTTCTCTGCCCGCCACTGTAGCCGCAGAGGTCGAACCCGCGACGCTGTCGTTTTCAGAAACGGGTGAGAAAAGGAGCTATACGGTTAAGTTTACCTCCAAGTCCAACTCTGCTGACTGGACTTTCGGGTCTCTGACGTGGACCGATGGGAAGCACTCTGTCCGGAGTCCGATTGCAATAACGTCCGA GATTCCTCTGGAGAAACGACAAGGAAGGTTGCGTGCATCTCACTGA